One Mycolicibacterium doricum genomic window, AACCACCGCAGCGTGGTAGACGTGCGGGCGGTCGGTTCGGACGGATCGGTGACCAACGTCGCCGGCACGCTGTCCGGGCCGCAACAGGTGCAGAAGATCGTCCAGATCAACGGGCGCAATTTCGATTTGCGCGCCGAAGGCGTCAACCTGATCGTGAACTACATCGACCAGCCGGGTGCACTGGGCAAGATCGGCACGCTGCTCGGCACAGCAAAGGTCAACATCCACGCCGCCCAGCTCAGTGAGGACGCCGAGGGTCCGGGCGCGACGGTCCTGCTGCGCCTCGATCGTGACGTCCCCGCCGATCTGCGGACGGCGCTCGCCGAGGCCGTCGACGCCAAGACACTCGAAGTGGTTGATCTGTCGTGACGATGAACCTGGCGATCATCGCCGGGGACGGTATCGGCCCTGAGGTGATCGGCGAAGCCGTCAAGGTTCTCGACGCCGTTCTGCCGGACGTCGAGAAGACTAGCTACGACCTCGGCGCCCGCCGCTTCCACGCCACCGGCGAGATCCTGCCGGACTCCGTACTGGCGGAGCTGAAGGCCCACGATGCGATCCTGTTGGGTGCCGTCGGGGATCCGTCGGTGCCCAGCGGCGTCCTCGAACGCGGTCTGCTGCTGCGGATCCGGTTCGAGCTGGACCATCACATCAATTTGCGGCCGGCGAAGCTGTACCCGGGAGTGACCGGTCCGCTGGCCGGTGACCCCGGGGTCGACTTCGTCGTGGTGCGCGAGGGGACGGAAGGTCCCTACACCGGCACCGGCGGCGCGATCCGCGTCGGCACGCCGCACGAGGTGGCCACCGAGGTGAGCCTCAACACCGCCTTCGGCGTGCGCCGCGTGGTTGACGACGCATTCCGGCGTGCCCGGCAGCGGCGCAAGCATCTGACGTTGGTGCACAAGAACAATGTGCTGACCTTCGCCGGCGCACTGTGGTGGCGAACCGTGCAGGAACTGGCGGCCGACTATCCGGATGTGGAGGTGGCCTATCAGCATGTCGACTCCGCCATGATCCACATCGTCACCGATCCGGGCCGGTTCGACGTCATCGTCACCGACAACCTGTTCGGTGACATCGTCACCGACCTGGCCGCCGCGGTGTGTGGCGGAATCGGGCTGGCGGCCAGCGGCAACATCGACGCCACGCGTACCAACCCCTCGATGTTCGAGCCGGTGCACGGCAGCGCCCCGGACATCGCCGGGCAGGGCATCGCGGATCCGACC contains:
- a CDS encoding 3-isopropylmalate dehydrogenase; amino-acid sequence: MNLAIIAGDGIGPEVIGEAVKVLDAVLPDVEKTSYDLGARRFHATGEILPDSVLAELKAHDAILLGAVGDPSVPSGVLERGLLLRIRFELDHHINLRPAKLYPGVTGPLAGDPGVDFVVVREGTEGPYTGTGGAIRVGTPHEVATEVSLNTAFGVRRVVDDAFRRARQRRKHLTLVHKNNVLTFAGALWWRTVQELAADYPDVEVAYQHVDSAMIHIVTDPGRFDVIVTDNLFGDIVTDLAAAVCGGIGLAASGNIDATRTNPSMFEPVHGSAPDIAGQGIADPTAAIMSVALLLAHVGEHDAAARVDKAVEAHLSSRGHEELATSAVGDRIVGLL